The following are encoded in a window of Paenibacillaceae bacterium GAS479 genomic DNA:
- a CDS encoding transcriptional regulator, LacI family, with protein MAKLKDIAELVGVSISTVSRVMKNDLSRSVSEETRRRIREAAEKLDYKGARSEVKPSTFRIGCVVAAPQNKYNNPYFMVILGGIERSMEEAGLRLEFIFSVEKPTDLQQLQQLVKEQHVDGIIVVERIEPNAYNWIIENVRAVVGVDLPDLSVPVVCYDRMGAAQSAVEYLIRSGHKRIGYLGGSEYNDYYRLEKRYLGYEKAMREAGLEIDDSWVLDVKWDVSLSYELTKQAFEQNKSAPTAIFAASDTMAIAAMRAASERGLRIPEDIAFFGVDNIEISEYTSPPLSTIHVPKMEMGSYAVKLLFSYLNQEYTLPVRMTVPHQLIVRRSSGVVADVEVVKSGV; from the coding sequence ATGGCCAAACTAAAGGATATTGCTGAACTGGTTGGCGTTTCAATCTCTACGGTTTCGAGGGTGATGAAGAACGATCTTTCTCGTTCCGTCAGTGAGGAAACTCGCAGGAGAATACGGGAAGCAGCAGAAAAACTCGACTACAAAGGTGCTAGAAGCGAAGTGAAGCCATCTACTTTCCGGATCGGCTGCGTCGTTGCTGCGCCTCAGAATAAATACAATAACCCTTATTTCATGGTTATTTTAGGCGGAATCGAGCGTTCAATGGAAGAGGCGGGACTTCGCCTTGAATTCATTTTCAGCGTAGAAAAGCCGACGGACTTACAGCAGCTGCAGCAACTTGTAAAAGAGCAGCATGTGGATGGAATCATCGTTGTAGAACGAATTGAGCCTAATGCTTATAACTGGATCATAGAAAATGTGAGAGCCGTTGTCGGTGTAGACTTGCCGGATCTCAGTGTGCCCGTTGTATGTTATGACCGGATGGGGGCTGCACAGTCAGCAGTAGAGTACTTGATTCGTTCTGGCCATAAGCGGATCGGGTACCTTGGAGGTTCGGAATATAACGATTATTACCGTTTAGAAAAGCGTTATTTGGGCTATGAAAAAGCGATGCGGGAAGCTGGACTGGAGATTGATGACAGCTGGGTGCTCGATGTAAAATGGGATGTTTCTCTAAGCTACGAGCTGACGAAACAGGCTTTTGAGCAGAATAAGTCTGCACCAACCGCGATTTTTGCGGCCAGTGATACGATGGCTATTGCAGCCATGCGAGCCGCTTCAGAACGTGGGCTTCGGATTCCAGAGGATATCGCCTTTTTCGGGGTCGATAATATTGAAATTTCTGAATACACCTCACCACCGCTATCTACGATTCATGTTCCTAAAATGGAGATGGGAAGTTATGCGGTCAAGCTTCTGTTCAGCTACTTGAATCAGGAATACACATTGCCTGTCCGGATGACAGTTCCGCATCAGCTCATTGTTCGGCGTTCCAGTGGTGTGGTAGCGGATGTTGAGGTTGTTAAGTCGGGGGTTTGA